One genomic segment of Hevea brasiliensis isolate MT/VB/25A 57/8 chromosome 3, ASM3005281v1, whole genome shotgun sequence includes these proteins:
- the LOC110642270 gene encoding putative disease resistance protein RGA3 — MAETLLLFNIAKSVLEKLGSLALKEFFLAWGLESDLEKIKDNLEVINSMLLDAEKQQSQNPWIEVRLRNLKEDIYDIEDVVAEFECEALRRKVVKSVTPPERMGRKLKKIRKRVDEIATLTTQFGLTGQSFDRDIIHGEREMTHSFVDASNVIGREQDTDNIIETLLQSVDGENVSIISIVGIGGIGKTTLAKLVYNDQRVISHFGVNLWVCVSQVFQLDKVLIKILNSASHDQRYMDLDMDQLQNELREALGGRKYLLILDDVWCEDPKKWNDLKTLLTGGANGSKIVVTTRSNRVAEIMGTVSAYRLSLLPDQDCLSLFFKCAFKGQQEKQNPKLTRIGEEIVRKCKGVPLAVITLGSQLCCETDERRWEYIKDNEIWKLEQEGNDILPALRLSYEHLPSYLKRCFAYCSIFPKDYEFDDIELVYFWMANGFLQSSNENEELEDVGLRYFKELCSRCFFQDLFEYPGRVNCKMHDLIHDLALSISQNACSMVMTSTQQIRKSVRHISFPYPKSLVDQDLPTSLQSQQNVRTISFLNKGKEGISSKRFIKTCCLRFPYLRVLDLAFSKFEVLPRRIGDLKQLKYLSLGGNRLIRRLPNSICKLQSLQVLLLVGCWSLEELPKDIKYMINLKWLWITTKQKNLPMGGIGCLKSLQFLYISLCNSIECLFEDMQGLKKLRRLVISSCRRESRLNSFHPHPVRTRRHANSTSPPPACLKWNVNGSALGKPGVGAIRGVLRDHSR, encoded by the exons ATGGCCGAGACTCTTCTTCTCTTCAACATCGCAAAAAGTGTTCTGGAGAAGTTGGGCTCTCTTGCTCTTAAAGAGTTTTTCCTGGCATGGGGACTCGAAAGCGATCTTGAAAAGATTAAGGACAACTTGGAAGTCATCAATTCCATGCTTTTGGATGCCGAGAAGCAGCAGTCACAGAATCCATGGATAGAGGTTCGGCTGCGGAATCTCAAAGAAGACATATACGATATAGAAGATGTGGTAGCTGAGTTTGAATGTGAAGCGTTGCGAAGGAAAGTGGTCAAGTCTGTAACACCACCCGAAAG AATGGGACGTAAACTAAAGAAGATTCGAAAGAGGGTAGATGAAATCGCAACTCTTACGACTCAGTTTGGTCTTACTGGGCAGAGTTTTGATAGGGATATCATTCACGGGGAGAGGGAGATGACCCACTCCTTTGTAGATGCTTCTAATGTCATTGGGAGGGAACAAGATACAGATAACATCATTGAAACGTTGTTGCAATCTGTTGATGGTGAAAATGTCTCCATTATTTCAATTGTTGGAATCGGAGGCATTGGGAAGACTACCCTTGCTAAATTGGTTTATAATGATCAAAGGGTGATTAGTCATTTCGGGGTGAATCTATGGGTGTGTGTTTCACAAGTCTTTCAATTAGATAAGGTGTTAATTAAAATTCTGAACTCTGCATCTCATGATCAAAGATATATGGATTTGGATATGGACCAGCTGCAGAACGAATTGCGAGAGGCTTTGGGAGGAAGGAAATATTTACTCATCCTAGATGATGTGTGGTGTGAGGACCCTAAAAAATGGAATGATCTGAAAACTTTGTTAACGGGAGGTGCTAATGGAAGTAAAATTGTAGTCACCACTCGTAGCAACCGTGTTGCTGAAATTATGGGCACAGTCTCTGCATACCGTTTGAGTCTTCTTCCTGACCAGGATTGTTTGTCTTTGTTTTTTAAATGCGCATTTAAAggacaacaagaaaaacaaaatccAAAGTTGACAAGAATTGGCGAAGAAATTGTGAGAAAATGTAAAGGAGTTCCTTTGGCAGTGATAACTTTGGGATCTCAGCTTTGTTGTGAAACTGATGAACGCAGATGGGAATACATAAAAGATAATGAGATATGGAAATTAGAGCAAGAGGGAAATGACATTTTGCCTGCTTTAAGATTGAGTTACGAACACTTGCCATCTTACTTGAAAAGATGCTTTGCATATTGTTCAATTTTTCCCAAAGATTATGAATTCGACGACATTGAATTGGTTTATTTTTGGATGGCAAATGGATTTCTTCAATCTTCCAATGAGAATGAAGAGTTAGAAGATGTTGGCTTGCGATATTTTAAAGAGCTATGTTCTAGGTGTTTCTTCCAAGATTTGTTCGAATATCCTGGTCGTGTTAATTGTAAAATGCATGATCTAATACATGATTTGGCATTATCGATCTCACAAAATGCATGCTCAATGGTAATGACCAGCACTCAACAGATTCGCAAAAGTGTTCGACATATATCTTTTCCTTACCCAAAATCACTTGTTGATCAGGATCTTCCAACATCCTTACAAAGCCAGCAAAATGTGCGAACCATTTCCTTTttaaataaagggaaagaggggATTAGTAGTAAACGGTTCATTAAGACATGCTGCCTAAGATTTCCATATTTGAGGGTCCTGGATTTAGCTTTTTCAAAATTCGAGGTATTGCCAAGGAGGATAGGCGATTTGAAGCAGTTGAAATATCTAAGTTTAGGTGGTAATCGTTTAATTAGAAGACTCCCTAATTCCATATGTAAGCTACAAAGCTTGCAAGTTCTACTACTAGTTGGATGTTGGAGTCTTGAAGAGTTGCCAAAAGATATAAAGTATATGATTAACCTTAAATGGCTTTGGATAACTACGAAGCAAAAGAATTTACCAATGGGTGGAATAGGGTGCTTGAAGTCCCTTCAATTTTTGTACATTAGCCTGTGTAACAGTATAGAATGTTTGTTCGAAGACATGCAAGGCTTGAAAAAGCTTCGAAGATTGGTCATCTCTAGTTGCAGAAG
- the LOC110650785 gene encoding remorin 4.1, whose protein sequence is MLSAQTTTTSTATATGETDHYHDQDHENEHIRDIHALTPPQPPPVPRSHWETGSHRSHSMSIGSEGASSENFTTMSREFNALVLAGSAIGTSMNNNNISSDHNNSEDVNGNNLLARIGEDDVPEETNPLAIVPDSNPLAPDPSSSSRGVGNNQMGGGGGGGGGGVEVTVQRVKKEEVETKITAWQNAKIAKLNNRFKREDAIINGWESEQVQKSTSWMKKVERKLEEKRARALEKMQNEIAKAHRKAEERRASAEAKRGTKVARVLEIANLMRAVGRAPAKRSFF, encoded by the exons ATGCTAAGTGCTCAAACAACCACCACCAGCACCGCCACTGCTACTGGAGAAACCGATCATTACCATGACCAAGACCATGAAAATGAGCATATCCGCGATATCCACGCCCTAACCCCACCGCAACCGCCTCCTGTCCCTCGTAGCCACTGGGAAACTGGCAGCCACCGGTCACACTCCATGTCCATAGGTAGTGAAGGGGCTTCAAGTGAGAACTTCACCACCATGAGCAGAGAATTCAATGCGCTGGTTCTTGCTGGTTCTGCTATAGGAACCAGTATGAACAACAACAATATCAGCTCTGATCATAATAATAGCGAGGATGTTAATGGAAACAACTTGTTGGCTAGGATTGGAGAGGATGATGTGCCAGAAGAGACTAACCCTCTGGCTATTGTGCCTGATAGTAACCCGTTGGCCCCAGACCCGAGCTCAAGCTCAAGAGGGGTTGGGAACAATCAGATGGGTggcggaggtggtggtggtggtggtggggtGGAGGTGACAGTGCAGAGAGTGAAGAAAGAGGAGGTTGAGACAAAGATAACTGCATGGCAAAACGCCAAGATTGCTAAGCTAAACAACAGGTTCAAGAGAGAAGATGCTATAATTAATGGGTGGGAGAGTGAACAAGTGCAGAAGTCTACTTCTTGGATGAAGAAAGTTGAG AGGAAGCTAGAGGAGAAAAGAGCAAGAGCCCTTGAGAAGATGCAGAATGAGATAGCAAAAGCACACAGAAAAGCTGAGGAAAGAAGGGCATCAGCTGAAGCTAAAAGAGGAACAAAAGTTGCCAGAGTTCTTGAAATAGCCAATTTGATGAGAGCTGTTGGGAGAGCTCCTGCCAAGCGGTCCTTCTTTTGA
- the LOC110652205 gene encoding pentatricopeptide repeat-containing protein At2g33680-like: MTTLLPAISLPCLSKPQHFFLPFKTESSNAIFTGFSSCKPILNNSFQNPKTKITQCRTISDVFPCEDTFVFSDWPELLKISTESRDFLLGQAIHAYLVKSSSQCDPFEGNNLISLYLKFNRLDLARRVFDQMHVRNTITWTSLMKGYLEDNDFQSVFCIAGDMFEFGEKFNEHTCTVILQACSFSEDKIIGEQIHCFAIKSGFVDNVYVGTSLIALYTRGGFFGDAEKVFDSTAGKDVRCLNFMILEYGRAGNEEKAIEVFINLLSSGFEPNDYTFTNIINTCNGDLGVEEGKQLQGLAFKYGVLNETSVGNAIITMYGKNGMAKEAKRMFSVMTERNVISWTALVSGYSRSGYGKKAVDAFMELHYLGVNVDSSLLTIVLDCCSEYNFLELGLQIHGFVIKLGYEGDVNIGTALVDLYAKSGNLQSARRVFNGLSIKSTASFNAILAGFMEDSGNDEQDSMVLFNQLRTAGIKPDLVTFSRLLSLSANQASLQRGRSFHAYAIKTGFEADFSVANAAITMYAKCGSIEDANKIFMAMNEHDFVSWNAMISAYALHGQGQKALLLFEEMKKKEIAPDEITILAILQACTYSGLWEDGICLFNMMEPKYGIKPLLVHYACMVDLLGRAGHLSEAMDIINKSPFSKSTLLWRTLVNVCKLCGDLNFGKLASKHLIDLSPAEAGSYILVSNMYAGEKILDEAAKVRTVMNDLKLSKEVGCSWIEIENKVHHFVASDNNHPRSREIYAILDLLRDEMK, from the coding sequence ATGACTACTCTTCTTCCCGCCATTTCACTTCCTTGTCTTTCAAAACCCCAGCATTTTTTCCTTCCATTTAAAACAGAGTCTTCCAATGCCATCTTCACTGGCTTCTCTTCTTGTAAACCAATACTTAACAACAGTTTTCAGAACCCAAAAACAAAAATAACCCAATGCAGGACCATCTCAGATGTATTTCCCTGTGAAGACACCTTTGTCTTCAGTGACTGGCCTGAGCTCCTTAAAATCTCAACTGAATCTAGAGATTTTTTGTTGGGCCAGGCAATTCACGCGTATCTAGTGAAATCAAGCTCTCAATGTGATCCATTCGAAGGCAATAATCTAATTAGTCTTTATTTAAAATTCAATAGATTAGATTTGGCACGGAGGGTGTTCGATCAAATGCATGTAAGAAACACAATCACCTGGACTTCACTAATGAAGGGGTATTTGGAGGATAATGATTTTCAATCTGTATTTTGTATTGCGGGTGATATGTTTGAATTCGGCGAGAAGTTCAATGAGCACACTTGCACGGTGATTTTACAAGCATGTAGCTTCTCAGAGGATAAGATAATCGGGGAACAGATTCATTGTTTTGCCATAAAATCTGGGTTTGTCGATAATGTTTATGTTGGTACTTCTTTGATTGCATTGTACACAAGAGGTGGATTCTTTGGTGATGCAGAGAAAGTGTTTGACAGCACGGCTGGTAAAGATGTGCGTTGTCTAAATTTTATGATTTTGGAATATGGGAGGGCCGGAAATGAGGAAAAGGCTATTGAGGTTTTCATAAATCTACTGAGTTCTGGTTTTGAGCCAAATGATTATACGTTCACTAACATAATTAACACGTGCAATGGAGATTTAGGTGTAGAGGAGGGTAAACAATTGCAGGGGCTTGCTTTTAAGTATGGTGTTCTGAATGAAACTTCAGTTGGAAATGCAATTATTACAATGTATGGAAAAAATGGAATGGCTAAGGAGGCCAAGAGAATGTTTTCTGTAATGACTGAGAGGAATGTGATTTCATGGACTGCACTTGTATCAGGCTACTCAAGGAGTGGCTATGGCAAAAAAGCTGTTGATGCATTCATGGAATTGCATTACCTTGGTGTAAACGTTGACTCTAGTTTGTTAACTATTGTTCTTGATTGCTGTTCAGAGTACAACTTCTTGGAATTGGGACTTCAGATCCACGGATTTGTGATAAAGCTTGGTTATGAAGGTGATGTTAATATTGGGACTGCTTTAGTTGATTTATATGCCAAATCTGGGAACCTGCAGTCTGCAAGAAGAGTTTTTAATGGTCTTTCAATTAAGAGTACTGCTTCTTTCAATGCCATTCTGGCTGGATTTATGGAAGACAGTGGAAATGATGAACAAGACTCCATGGTTTTATTTAATCAGCTCAGGACGGCTGGTATtaaaccagatttggtgacttTTTCGCGATTACTTAGTTTGTCAGCTAATCAAGCTTCATTACAAAGAGGgagaagttttcatgcttatgcTATTAAGACAGGATTTGAAGCTGATTTTTCTGTAGCTAATGCTGCGATTACAATGTATGCCAAATGTGGAAGCATTGAAGATGCAAATAAAATCTTTATGGCTATGAATGAACATGACTTTGTATCTTGGAATGCCATGATTTCTGCTTATGCTCTTCATGGCCAAGGCCAAAAGGCTTTATTGCTatttgaagaaatgaagaaaaaagAAATTGCTCCTGATGAGATCACAATATTGGCCATTCTTCAAGCTTGCACTTACTCTGGTCTATGGGAAGATGGAATATGCTTATTCAATATGATGGAGCCAAAATATGGAATTAAACCTTTACTTGTGCACTATGCTTGTATGGTTGATCTTTTGGGTAGAGCTGGCCACTTGTCTGAAGCAATGGATATAATTAACAAAAGCCCATTTTCAAAGTCAACCTTGCTTTGGAGAACTTTGGTCAATGTGTGTAAGTTATGTGGTGATTTGAATTTTGGCAAGTTGGCTTCAAAACATTTGATTGATTTGTCACCTGCTGAGGCTGGATCTTACATACTAGTTTCAAATATGTATGCTGGAGAAAAAATATTAGATGAGGCAGCAAAGGTTAGAACAGTTATGAACGACTTGAAGTTAAGTAAAGAAGTAGGTTGTAGCTGGATTGAGATAGAAAATAAGGTACACCATTTTGTAGCAAGTGACAACAATCATCCACGAAGTAGAGAAATTTATGCGATTTTGGATCTATTGAGGGATGAGATGAAATAG